One genomic segment of Pseudomonas sp. RU47 includes these proteins:
- a CDS encoding AAA family ATPase, protein MTEQIEPGSASHAAQQRQRASQLAQAVRGELQKALIGQNQVIDDVLTALIAGGHVLLEGVPGLGKTLLVRALARCFSGEFARIQFTPDLMPSDVTGHAVYDLQTEQFKLRKGPLFTNLLLADEINRAPAKTQAALLEAMQERQVTLEGRALPIAQPFMVLATQNPIEQEGTYPLPEAELDRFMIKVRMDYPDADQELNMVRQVCRSTRADMLDVQPLRTVLQAKDVQALQRIASDLPLDDQVLDYAVRLARSTRTWPGLTLGAGPRASIALVRCARARALLRGGEFVIPDDIKGCALAVLRHRVRIAPELDIEGLQVDQVLQQLLDQIAAPRL, encoded by the coding sequence ATGACCGAACAGATCGAGCCCGGCAGCGCCAGCCACGCCGCCCAGCAACGCCAGCGTGCCAGCCAGTTGGCGCAAGCGGTGCGCGGCGAATTGCAGAAAGCCCTGATCGGCCAGAATCAGGTGATCGACGACGTGCTGACAGCGCTTATCGCCGGTGGCCACGTGCTGCTCGAAGGCGTGCCGGGGCTGGGCAAGACCCTGCTGGTGCGTGCACTGGCCCGCTGCTTCAGTGGCGAATTCGCGCGGATTCAATTCACTCCGGATCTGATGCCCAGCGATGTCACCGGCCACGCGGTGTACGACTTGCAAACCGAGCAGTTCAAACTGCGCAAAGGCCCGTTGTTCACCAATCTGTTGCTGGCCGACGAGATCAACCGCGCACCGGCGAAAACCCAGGCCGCCTTGCTCGAAGCGATGCAGGAGCGTCAGGTCACGCTCGAAGGTCGCGCCCTGCCCATCGCGCAACCGTTCATGGTTCTGGCCACACAGAACCCGATCGAACAGGAAGGCACCTATCCCCTGCCGGAAGCCGAGCTCGACCGGTTCATGATCAAGGTACGCATGGACTACCCCGACGCCGATCAGGAGCTGAACATGGTGCGTCAGGTCTGTCGCTCGACCCGTGCCGACATGCTCGATGTGCAACCGCTGCGCACCGTGTTGCAAGCCAAGGATGTGCAAGCCTTGCAACGCATCGCCAGTGATTTGCCGCTGGACGACCAGGTCCTCGACTACGCCGTGCGCCTGGCGCGCAGCACGCGCACCTGGCCGGGGCTGACCCTTGGCGCCGGACCACGCGCCTCGATTGCCTTGGTGCGTTGCGCCCGTGCCCGCGCATTGTTGCGTGGCGGCGAATTTGTGATTCCCGATGACATCAAAGGCTGCGCGCTGGCCGTGCTGCGCCATCGCGTGCGCATCGCCCCGGAGCTGGACATCGAAGGTTTGCAGGTCGATCAGGTGCTCCAGCAACTGCTCGACCAGATTGCGGCGCCGCGTCTGTGA